The following are encoded in a window of Thunnus albacares chromosome 17, fThuAlb1.1, whole genome shotgun sequence genomic DNA:
- the rpl27 gene encoding 60S ribosomal protein L27: MGKFMKPGKVVMVLAGRYAGRKAVIVKNIDDGTTDRPYSHALVAGIDRYPRKVTTTMGKKKIAKRSKIKAFVKVFNYNHLMPTRYSVDIPLDKTVVNKDVFRDPALKRKARREAKVKFEERYKTGKNKWFFQKLRF, translated from the exons ATGGGCAAGTTCATGAAGCCTGGGAAGGTGGTGATGGTCCTAGCTGGACGCTACGCCGGACGCAAGGCTGTCATCGTCAAG AACATTGACGATGGCACCACCGACCGTCCCTACAGCCACGCTCTGGTCGCAGGCATCGACCGCTACCCCCGTAAGGTGACCACAACCATGGGCAAGAAGAAGATCGCCAAGAGGTCCAAGATCAAGGCCTTCGTCAAGGTGTTCAACTACAACCACCTCATGCCCACCAG ATACTCTGTTGATATTCCTCTGGACAAAACCGTTGTCAACAAGGACGTCTTCAGGGATCCTGCTCTCAAGCGCAAAGCCAGGCGGGAGGCCAAGGTCAAGTTTGAGGAGAG gTACAAGACGGGCAAGAACAAGTGGTTCTTCCAGAAGCTCAGATTCTAA
- the rundc1 gene encoding RUN domain-containing protein 1 isoform X2 — translation MLLSGTSVCDSLTALQAQWKCLQEIAICLIKVSVYTATTGDLSEREKRERLEAQREKQKDLIFQLKTQLDDLERFAYQEGSYDSLPQSVVMERQKVIIDELIKKLDVNLNEDIGNLSPEELRHRVDAAIAQIVNPARVKEQLVDQLKTQIRDLEMFINFIQDEVGNPLLSDGGHSQQPQAAGTSSRAPGVKKKVDPEQAQKMRETGLQLIQKALAVLQIFAASQFGCAPGHVPQSMWPQDSTVQDYGPLLQRLEAAVDKVRVLGSRRQPSLEHVVNYTSNTALGPRDELTTSVRKELAFALKDLLAHGLFTPSQTMSLVLAPISCLLPYRSAPQTMHPWELFVKYYHSKNGKAFVESPARQLSQSFSLPVGGGPVTITPKQSLLWAIHTVLKEHGRYKRGPDTEFKALVCMALNEQRLVSWLNLLCKTGTLIHPHYHAWSYMAQTGFEGALRILGRISHLKFNLPVDLAVRQLKNIKDAF, via the exons ATGTTGCTTTCCGGCACAAGTGTGTGTGACTCACTCACAGCGCTGCAGGCTCAATGGAAATGCCTCCAGGAGATCGCTATCTGTTTAATAAAGGTTTCTGTGTACACAGCGACTACT GGGGACCTG agtgagagagagaagagggagcgCCTGGAGgctcagagagaaaaacagaaggatCTCATTTTCCAACTGAAGACCCAGCTGGACGACCTGGAGCGCTTCGCCTATCAGGAGGGCAGCTACGACTCGCTGCCGCAGTCTGTCGTCATGGAGAGACAGAAG GTCATCATTGATGAGTTGATCAAAAAGCTGGACGTGAACCTGAACGAGGACATCGGGAACTTGTCCCCCGAGGAGCTGAGACACAGAGTGGATGCCGCCATCGCTCAGATAGTGAACCCAGCCAGGGTCAAAGAGCAGCTGGTGGATCAGCTCAAAACCCAGATCAGGGACCTGGAGATGTTCATCAACTTCATCCAGG ATGAGGTGGGGAATCCTCTCTTGTCAGACGGTGGACACAGTCAGCAGCCACAAGCAGCAGGAACCAGTTCCAGAGCTCCGGGAGTGAAGAAGAAAG TGGATCCAGAGCAGGCCCAGAAGATGCGAGAGACGGGCCTGCAGCTGATCCAGAAGGCCCTCGCCGTGCTGCAGATCTTCGCTGCCAGCCAGTTTGGCTGCGCGCCCGGCCACGTCCCTCAGAGCATGTGGCCTCAGGACTCGACGGTGCAGGACTACGGCCCCTTACTGCAGCGTCTGGAGGCGGCCGTCGACAAGGTGCGAGTGCTGGGGTCGCGCAGACAGCCCTCCCTGGAACACGTCGTCAACTACACCAGCAACACGGCGCTGGGGCCCCGAGACGAGCTGACGACGTCCGTGAGGAAGGAGCTGGCTTTCGCTCTGAAAGACTTGCTGGCTCACGGCCTCTTCACGCCCTCCCAGACCATGAGCCTGGTGCTGGCGCCCATCTCCTGCCTGCTGCCTTACAGATCAGCCCCACAGACCATGCACCCGTGGGAACTCTTTGTCAAATACTACCACTCCAAAAACGGGAAGGCCTTTGTGGAGTCGCCGGCACGCCAGCTTTCACAATCCTTCAGCCTGCCTGTAGGCGGCGGCCCGGTGACCATCACCCCTAAACAGTCTCTGCTGTGGGCCATCCACACTGTGCTGAAGGAGCACGGACGCTACAAGCGAGGACCGGACACGGAGTTCAAAGCGCTGGTGTGCATGGCTCTGAACGAGCAGCGGCTGGTGTCGTGGCTCAACCTGCTGTGTAAGACGGGGACTCTGATACACCCGCACTACCACGCCTGGAGCTACATGGCACAGACTGGCTTTGAGGGAGCTTTGCGCATCCTGGGACGCATCAGCCACCTCAAATTTAACCTCCCAGTAGACCTGGCTGTCCGGCAGCTGAAGAACATTAAGGATGCTTTCTGA
- the rundc1 gene encoding RUN domain-containing protein 1 isoform X1: MSTEELSASDSEAVFAGAGERWAPVGAVASPEDESGSRSAGQPGQRGSSSACEEEMSTKLKRLEEEQDLLNSSLLALTSHFAQVQFRLKQIVHAQSEEKERMLAELEEFAFRGCPHVVGCRAQDATQLENSSEREKRERLEAQREKQKDLIFQLKTQLDDLERFAYQEGSYDSLPQSVVMERQKVIIDELIKKLDVNLNEDIGNLSPEELRHRVDAAIAQIVNPARVKEQLVDQLKTQIRDLEMFINFIQDEVGNPLLSDGGHSQQPQAAGTSSRAPGVKKKVDPEQAQKMRETGLQLIQKALAVLQIFAASQFGCAPGHVPQSMWPQDSTVQDYGPLLQRLEAAVDKVRVLGSRRQPSLEHVVNYTSNTALGPRDELTTSVRKELAFALKDLLAHGLFTPSQTMSLVLAPISCLLPYRSAPQTMHPWELFVKYYHSKNGKAFVESPARQLSQSFSLPVGGGPVTITPKQSLLWAIHTVLKEHGRYKRGPDTEFKALVCMALNEQRLVSWLNLLCKTGTLIHPHYHAWSYMAQTGFEGALRILGRISHLKFNLPVDLAVRQLKNIKDAF; this comes from the exons ATGTCCACAGAGGAGCTGTCAGCCTCGGACAGCGAGGCTGTCTTCGCCGGCGCCGGGGAGCGATGGGCACCGGTGGGCGCTGTGGCCAGCCCCGAGGATGAGAGCGGGAGCAGAAGCGCTGGCCAGCCGGGGCAGAGAGGCTCGTCGTCGGCCTGCGAGGAGGAGATGTCCACCAAGCTGAAGAGGCTGGAAGAGGAGCAGGACTTGCTGAACTCGTCTCTGCTCGCCCTCACCTCCCATTTCGCTCAGGTTCAGTTCCGACTGAAGCAGATCGTTCACGCTCAGAgcgaggagaaggagaggatgctggcCGAGCTGGAGGAGTTCGCCTTCAGGGGATGCCCGCATGTGGTGGGCTGCAGGGCGCAGGATGCCACCCAGCTGGAGAACTCG agtgagagagagaagagggagcgCCTGGAGgctcagagagaaaaacagaaggatCTCATTTTCCAACTGAAGACCCAGCTGGACGACCTGGAGCGCTTCGCCTATCAGGAGGGCAGCTACGACTCGCTGCCGCAGTCTGTCGTCATGGAGAGACAGAAG GTCATCATTGATGAGTTGATCAAAAAGCTGGACGTGAACCTGAACGAGGACATCGGGAACTTGTCCCCCGAGGAGCTGAGACACAGAGTGGATGCCGCCATCGCTCAGATAGTGAACCCAGCCAGGGTCAAAGAGCAGCTGGTGGATCAGCTCAAAACCCAGATCAGGGACCTGGAGATGTTCATCAACTTCATCCAGG ATGAGGTGGGGAATCCTCTCTTGTCAGACGGTGGACACAGTCAGCAGCCACAAGCAGCAGGAACCAGTTCCAGAGCTCCGGGAGTGAAGAAGAAAG TGGATCCAGAGCAGGCCCAGAAGATGCGAGAGACGGGCCTGCAGCTGATCCAGAAGGCCCTCGCCGTGCTGCAGATCTTCGCTGCCAGCCAGTTTGGCTGCGCGCCCGGCCACGTCCCTCAGAGCATGTGGCCTCAGGACTCGACGGTGCAGGACTACGGCCCCTTACTGCAGCGTCTGGAGGCGGCCGTCGACAAGGTGCGAGTGCTGGGGTCGCGCAGACAGCCCTCCCTGGAACACGTCGTCAACTACACCAGCAACACGGCGCTGGGGCCCCGAGACGAGCTGACGACGTCCGTGAGGAAGGAGCTGGCTTTCGCTCTGAAAGACTTGCTGGCTCACGGCCTCTTCACGCCCTCCCAGACCATGAGCCTGGTGCTGGCGCCCATCTCCTGCCTGCTGCCTTACAGATCAGCCCCACAGACCATGCACCCGTGGGAACTCTTTGTCAAATACTACCACTCCAAAAACGGGAAGGCCTTTGTGGAGTCGCCGGCACGCCAGCTTTCACAATCCTTCAGCCTGCCTGTAGGCGGCGGCCCGGTGACCATCACCCCTAAACAGTCTCTGCTGTGGGCCATCCACACTGTGCTGAAGGAGCACGGACGCTACAAGCGAGGACCGGACACGGAGTTCAAAGCGCTGGTGTGCATGGCTCTGAACGAGCAGCGGCTGGTGTCGTGGCTCAACCTGCTGTGTAAGACGGGGACTCTGATACACCCGCACTACCACGCCTGGAGCTACATGGCACAGACTGGCTTTGAGGGAGCTTTGCGCATCCTGGGACGCATCAGCCACCTCAAATTTAACCTCCCAGTAGACCTGGCTGTCCGGCAGCTGAAGAACATTAAGGATGCTTTCTGA